From one Halosimplex rubrum genomic stretch:
- a CDS encoding MFS transporter: MTASEGSGATATTAAKPRGRAGVFVSICAFSFLVNFGRIAFAPLVDYFIRTGVSPATAGLAATAVWVGSALPRLPTGYLLTLVSRHRVVTGMGVGLAAAAAFTAFSPNIRVTVAGALFVGLASGVFFIAANPLVSELYPDRVGLAVGLRGMASQIAAVTAPFLVSVAIARGSWRLSFRALAVLAVVVTVLFVFAVRRADLPDAGVDDRDLLGAIRAQWRLVAAGVVFVGVTGFVWQGVFNFYVTYLGAKGFDAGPANTLLTITFAAGVPSFVVAGRLADRFSYLSVLLAILGGFVVTLFALTLVGSWAAVAAVSIAMSLVVHGLFPVADAYLLDSLPDENRASAYSGYSAVMMLMQAPGGVAVGAFYQLGIPYDGVFRGYAVLVGVVAVGMLVLARAGRLPTGE; encoded by the coding sequence ATCTGCGCCTTCTCCTTTCTCGTGAACTTCGGCCGGATCGCGTTCGCGCCGCTGGTCGACTACTTCATCCGCACGGGGGTCAGCCCCGCGACGGCCGGCCTGGCCGCCACCGCCGTCTGGGTCGGCAGCGCGCTCCCGCGACTGCCGACGGGCTATCTCCTCACGCTCGTCTCGCGCCACCGCGTCGTCACCGGGATGGGCGTCGGCCTCGCCGCCGCGGCCGCGTTCACCGCGTTCTCGCCGAACATCCGTGTCACCGTCGCCGGCGCGCTGTTCGTCGGCCTCGCCTCGGGCGTGTTCTTCATCGCCGCCAACCCCCTCGTGAGCGAACTCTATCCCGACCGGGTGGGCCTGGCGGTCGGCCTCCGCGGGATGGCCTCGCAGATCGCCGCCGTCACCGCCCCGTTCCTCGTCTCGGTCGCCATCGCCCGCGGCTCCTGGCGGCTCTCGTTTCGCGCGCTGGCCGTCCTCGCCGTCGTCGTCACTGTCCTGTTCGTCTTCGCGGTCCGACGGGCCGACCTCCCCGATGCGGGCGTCGACGACCGCGACCTGCTGGGGGCGATCCGCGCCCAGTGGCGCCTCGTCGCCGCCGGCGTCGTCTTCGTCGGCGTCACCGGGTTCGTCTGGCAGGGCGTGTTCAACTTCTACGTCACCTACCTCGGCGCGAAGGGATTCGACGCGGGGCCGGCCAACACCCTCCTGACGATCACTTTCGCCGCCGGCGTCCCGTCGTTCGTCGTCGCCGGCCGGCTGGCCGACCGCTTCTCGTACCTCTCGGTCCTGCTCGCCATCCTCGGCGGGTTCGTCGTCACCCTGTTCGCCCTCACGCTCGTCGGCTCCTGGGCCGCGGTCGCCGCCGTCTCGATCGCGATGAGTCTGGTCGTCCACGGCCTGTTCCCCGTCGCGGACGCCTACCTGCTCGATTCGCTGCCCGACGAGAACCGCGCGAGCGCCTACTCGGGCTACAGCGCCGTCATGATGCTCATGCAGGCCCCTGGCGGCGTCGCCGTCGGCGCGTTCTACCAGCTCGGGATCCCCTACGACGGCGTCTTCCGCGGGTACGCGGTGCTGGTGGGCGTCGTCGCCGTCGGGATGCTGGTTCTCGCCCGCGCCGGACGACTCCCGACCGGCGAGTGA